In Myxococcus stipitatus, the following are encoded in one genomic region:
- a CDS encoding alkene reductase: protein MANTTQLLSPFRLGRLELKNRMVMAPMTRSRALVDGNVPNPLAPTYYAQRASAGLLITEATQVSPQGVGYIRTPGLHSSAQVAGWRKVTQAVHAVGGVIFAQLWHVGRVSHPDFHEGRLPVAPSAIGYEGTVFTFQGKKPVVTPRALETAELPGVVDQFRRAAENAREAGFDGVEVHGSNGYLLDQFLRDGSNQRTDAYGGSIENRARFPLEVARAVVDVWGAERVGYRLLPQSFPYAGVVDSTPLETFTYMARELSRLGLGYLHVTESVSGADTPSPEQRLAPRLREVFQGAFIVNGGYDARTGEAAVAQGEADLVAYGVPFLSNPDLPERFRQQAPLNAADASTFFTGEEKGYADYPALR from the coding sequence ATGGCAAACACAACGCAGCTGCTGTCTCCCTTTCGCCTGGGCCGTCTCGAGCTGAAGAACCGGATGGTGATGGCGCCCATGACGCGCAGCCGGGCGCTGGTCGATGGCAACGTGCCCAATCCCCTGGCGCCGACGTACTACGCGCAGCGGGCCTCCGCCGGGCTCCTCATCACCGAGGCCACCCAGGTCAGCCCTCAAGGCGTGGGGTACATCCGCACGCCTGGCCTGCACTCGTCCGCGCAGGTGGCGGGCTGGAGGAAGGTGACACAGGCCGTCCACGCGGTGGGCGGAGTCATCTTCGCGCAGCTGTGGCACGTGGGACGTGTCTCGCATCCAGACTTCCATGAGGGCCGCTTGCCGGTGGCGCCCTCGGCCATCGGGTACGAGGGGACGGTGTTCACGTTCCAGGGCAAGAAGCCCGTCGTGACGCCGAGGGCGCTGGAGACCGCCGAGCTGCCGGGGGTCGTCGACCAGTTCCGGCGCGCGGCGGAGAACGCACGCGAGGCGGGCTTCGATGGTGTCGAGGTGCATGGCAGCAATGGCTACCTGTTGGACCAGTTCCTGCGGGATGGCTCCAACCAGCGCACGGATGCGTATGGGGGCAGCATCGAGAACCGGGCCCGCTTCCCGTTGGAAGTGGCGCGCGCGGTGGTGGACGTCTGGGGCGCGGAGCGGGTGGGGTACCGGCTCCTGCCGCAATCCTTCCCCTACGCGGGAGTGGTGGACTCCACGCCGCTCGAGACGTTCACGTACATGGCCCGTGAGCTGAGCCGGTTGGGGCTGGGCTATCTGCACGTCACCGAGTCCGTGTCGGGCGCGGACACCCCGAGTCCGGAGCAGCGCCTCGCGCCGAGACTGCGCGAGGTGTTCCAGGGGGCGTTCATCGTGAACGGCGGATACGACGCGCGGACGGGCGAAGCGGCGGTGGCCCAGGGCGAGGCGGACCTGGTGGCGTACGGAGTTCCGTTCCTCTCGAACCCGGACCTGCCGGAGCGCTTCAGGCAGCAGGCACCGCTCAACGCAGCGGATGCCTCCACCTTCTTCACTGGTGAGGAGAAGGGGTACGCGGACTACCCGGCGTTGCGTTGA
- a CDS encoding AraC family transcriptional regulator, with amino-acid sequence MPASPKEFAGRPEPRDTPGPDVLADVLDSMRLSTLMYGRFELSAPWGIRFCEKPCAHLVLLAHGHARLDVEGIPDTVILSAGDLALLPQGVSHTLRDAEGSPLHLLGHGECQRALGVGPIRLGGGGERTSLVTGSFRLGAAPHMLLFEQLPRLVHVTAETPSLAAAAQLLITESTSSSPAATVVMSRLADILLVQALRLHIASGQGQEPGLGALADPQIGKALSLIHEQPAAPWTVESLASAVALSRSGFAARFTSLVGKPPLEYLARWRMTKAAQLLRESETPLSELATVIGYQNEASFNRAFKRWEGISPGAYRREHRPRADPA; translated from the coding sequence ATGCCAGCCAGTCCAAAAGAATTTGCAGGGCGTCCAGAGCCGCGTGACACGCCGGGCCCGGACGTCCTCGCCGACGTGCTGGACTCGATGCGCCTGTCGACCCTCATGTATGGCCGCTTCGAATTGTCCGCGCCCTGGGGCATCCGGTTCTGCGAGAAGCCTTGCGCGCACCTCGTCCTCCTCGCACATGGACACGCTCGCCTGGACGTCGAGGGAATCCCTGACACGGTCATCCTGTCGGCGGGAGACCTGGCCCTGCTCCCCCAAGGTGTCAGCCACACGCTCCGCGACGCGGAAGGAAGTCCCCTCCACCTCCTGGGCCACGGTGAATGCCAACGCGCCCTGGGCGTGGGGCCGATACGGCTGGGCGGCGGCGGCGAACGCACCTCCCTGGTGACGGGCTCCTTCCGGCTCGGAGCCGCGCCGCACATGCTGCTGTTCGAGCAGCTCCCTCGCCTCGTTCACGTCACCGCGGAGACTCCGTCGCTCGCGGCAGCGGCCCAATTGCTCATCACCGAGAGCACCTCGTCGAGCCCCGCGGCGACCGTCGTCATGAGCCGACTCGCGGACATCCTGCTCGTGCAGGCGCTGCGCCTCCACATCGCGTCAGGGCAGGGCCAGGAGCCCGGGCTCGGGGCGCTCGCGGACCCGCAGATTGGCAAGGCCCTTTCGCTCATCCATGAGCAACCCGCCGCGCCGTGGACCGTCGAGAGCCTCGCGTCGGCCGTCGCCCTCTCACGCTCGGGCTTCGCCGCCCGCTTCACCTCGCTCGTCGGCAAGCCGCCGCTGGAGTACCTGGCGCGGTGGCGGATGACGAAGGCCGCGCAGCTCCTCCGGGAGAGCGAGACGCCGTTGAGCGAGCTCGCGACCGTCATCGGCTATCAGAACGAGGCCTCCTTCAATCGGGCCTTCAAGCGCTGGGAGGGGATCAGCCCCGGAGCGTACCGGCGCGAGCATCGCCCACGCGCCGACCCTGCGTGA